The following DNA comes from Phytohabitans rumicis.
CATGACGGCGGAGCTGCCGAAGCTCAACCGGCCGGAGGCCGGGGCGACACCGCCCGCCACCGCGCCGCCCACGGCCATGCCGTCGTCCGCCAAGCCGGCCGCTGGCGCCCCGGCGCCCGCCACCGCCTCCGGGCCCACCACGGCCGCTGCCGCTGCCGCAGCAGCCGCCGCAGCCGCGTCCAAGGCCCGCTTCGCGGACGAGACCATGGAACTGCCGATCTTCCGCGAGCTGGAGTCGGCGTGGTTCCGCACGCGGCGGACGGTGTCGGACGAGACGAAGAAGCCAACGACCGCAGGCGAGTTCGTCACCGTCGACGCGGTGCGACCGGCTAGCCCCGCCCCGGCGGCGAGCGCCACCGCGACCGGTACGCCGGTCACCGCGGGTGCTCCTCGCGCCGCGGGGCCGGCGCCGGCCACCCCCGCACCGGCCACCCCCGCACCGGCCGGCAACGGCAACGGTGCGGCGCGCCGTACCGAAACGGGCGGCTGGCAGACCGCCGCGGACGACGGCTGGCGCGCGGCCAGTGCGGCCGCGACCGCGAAGCCGCCCGCCGAGACCACCCAAGCCGGGCTACCCAAGCGAGTGCCGATGGCGCAGCTCGTGCCCGGTGGGGTGGACAAGGGCGCCGCCGCGGTGCAACGTCGTACCCCGGAAGCGGTTCGCGGCCTCCTGTCCGCGTACCACCGAGGGGTGCAGCGCGGTCGCACGCACCCCAAGGACGACCAACCGGCTGGCTCGGGGGAGACCCCGCAGGCCGGGGCCCCGCGGCCGGAAGCGGCCAGAAGGAGCATGAGGGATGACAACAACGCAGGATCTCGGCTGGCTACTCGCTAACTTCGCCGACCGTGTGCCCGGGGTCGCCCACGCGATCGCGGTGTCCGCGGACGGCCTGCTGCTGGCATCGTCGCGAGACCTGCCGCGCGACCGGGCGGACCAGCTCGCGGCCATCGCCTCGGGTCTCGTCAGCCTGACGCAGGGCGCGGCGCGGTGCTTCGAGGGCGGCGCGGTGCTCCAGACAGTGGTCGAGATGGACAACGGCTTCCTGTTCCTGATGTCCATCTCGGACGGTTCTTCGTTCGCGGTCCTGGCGGCGCGCAGTTGCGACGTCGGTCAGGTCGGGTACGAGATGGCACTGTTGGTCGACCGGGTCGGCGACGCGCTGACGCCGGCGCCGCGCGCGGCTGCGGGCATGCTGGGTTGAGCGCACATACGGTCCGACTTCGGGCCGTGGGTGTCATGGATTCTGTTGGTTGAGTTTCAAACGGGTCGACAGAAGGGGGTGAACGGCGAATGATGGCCGAACGCGATGAGCCAACCGGTGCGCTGGTCAGACCGTACGCCGTCACCCGAGGTCGGACCCGTCCCAGGCTGGAGATCGCGCTCGAAGCGCTCGTAGAGACCACCGTGCGAGGACGGTCCGCGGGTGCGCACAAGGGCGGTACGGGCCGGGAGCATCAATACATCGCCGCGCTGTGTGACGGCCGGCTGCAATCGCTCGCGGAGATCGCCGCGCGGATGCAGTTGCCGCTCGGGGTGGCCCGGGTCCTCATCGCCGACATGGCCGCCGACGGCCTGCTCGCGGTGTACGAGCCGACCTCCCTGGACGACGCCAACGACGCGGTGGGCACTGAACTGCTGGAGAGGGTGCTGAGTGGACTTCGCAGGCTCTGACATGTCGCAACGCCCACTGACCGGGCGAGTGACGTCGGCGAAGATCGTCATCGCCGGTGGGTTCGGCGTCGGAAAGACGACGCTGGTCGGCTCGGTCTCGGAGATCACGCCGCTGACCACCGAGGCGATCATGATGTCGGCCGGTGTGGGCGTTGACGACACCCGGCAGGTGCCGGGGAAGACAACCACCACGGTGGCCATGGACTTCGGCCGGATCTCGATCGACCGCGACCTGATCCTCTACCTGTTCGGCACGCCGGGCCAGACGCGTTTCTGGTTCATGTGGGACGAACTCGTACGGGGCGCGATCGGCGCGGTCGTACTCGTGGACACCCGGCGACTCGCCGACTGCTTCGCCGCGATCGACTTCTTCGAGCACCGGCGGCTGCCGTACCTGGTGGCCATCAACTGCTTCGACGGCATGCAGTATCACGACCCCCAGGACGTGCGCGACGCGCTGGCCATCTCTCACGAGATCCCAGTCGTGAGCTGCGACGCCCGCAACCGCGAGTCGACCAAGCACGTGCTCATCTCGCTGGTCGAGTACGTGCTGAGCATGCGCCGCTCCCGGGCGGTAGCGCCGGCCTGACCGGGGTCTTTCGCGCCCGCCCGGGGCACATCGCTGGGCGGGCGTACCAGCATGCCCACCCCCAATCGCGCCCCGCCCGCCGGGCCCGCGCGCGTGCCCGTCGATCAAGGCTTTCCTCGCCGATCAAGGGCATACGGCCGTGCTTTGATCTCTTTTCCACGACCGTTTGCCCTTGATCGACGCGCAAGTCCTTGATCGACGTACGTGGAGAGCGCGCGGCGGGTACGCGCGCCGAGGGGGCGAGCGCGCGGCGAAGCATGGCGCCGCCGCGCGTGCGCCGACGTGGACCTCGCGCCGCCGCGCATGCGCCGACGCGGACTCGCACCGCCCTCCCCGCGCCGCCGTGCGTCGATCAAGGGATCTCTCGCCGATCAAGGGCATACGGCCGTGGAAAAGAGATCAAAGCACGGCCATATGCCCTTGATCGACGCGCAAGCCCTTGATCGACGCGCGGCGCGCGCCGCGCGGAGGCGAGGGCGGTGCACGTCGACAGGAGCGCGGCACGGCGCCGCGCGGTGGGTGCGGGGGACGCAGGAGGCGAGGGTTAGGAGCGGTAGCCGGCGGAGCGGAACTCGTCGTCGCCTACGCTGTCGCGGCTGAAGTCCCAGCCGCCCGCGGCCTCCCGCCCGGGGCGCCCGCCCACCGCGTACCCGCCGATCTCCTGCCCACGGCGCCAGCCGCGGAAGTAGCCGGTGGTGTGCGCGGCGATGCTCTGGGCGTCGCGGACGATGCGCAGCGGGCGCTCCTCACGGGGCGGCAGGGCCGATCCGGGGACCAGGTTGGCCTGGGGTACCCGGCGGGGCAGGCCCGAGTTCGTCTCGGCGCCCACAGAGGGCCTGGCGGCCTGCTCGGCGGCGCGCCAGCCGTTGTCGGCGGAGGAGTTCCAGTCCAGCTCGGAGTCTTCGTCGGGGTGACCGACGAACCACGCGGAGCGGGTCTGGGCGAAGATCAGCAGGTCGCCGTCGCCTTCCTCGGCCACCGGTACGGCGCTGCGCTCGACCGCGCGCCGCGAGCGGGCGGTGCGGGCGCCACGGTCGCTGAGGTCGTCGACCAGCCGCAGGGACGGGGCGTCGAGCGCGGTCGTGCCCACCGGGGGCCGGTCGTCGAGCAGCGCCCGGTCGGCCATCGGCGGCGGCTCCACCAGGCGGAGCATCGGCGGCTCCTGGGGCAGGTCGTCGGCCAGCCAGGGCGGCGTGACCCGGCCGTCGCCGGCACTGGGGAGACCGGCCGGTCCAGCTCGCTGTACGACGGGTACGGGCGCTCGCCGTTCATGCGCGGCGGCAGGGCGGCACGGTCGTCGTCGCCGGGGTTGACCAGCGGCCAGTTGGCGCGGGAGCCGGGCGGAGCCTGCGGCGGGCGCGGCGGCTCCGGGGCGGCGAAGCGCGGTGCCTCGGGACCCCGTCGGGGCTCGTGGGCCTGGCGAGGCAGCGGCACGTTGAGGTCGGTCGCGCCGAAGCCGGCCGAGCCGGCGGGCGTCTGCGCGCTGAAGCCGGTCGACGCGGCGGGCGCCTGTGCGCCGAAGCCGGCCGAGCCACCCGGCGCCGGCGCGCCGAAACCGGCGGAGGCGGCGGGTGCCTGGTCGCCCCGGGTGTTGGGGCGCGGCGGGATCGGGGTGGGCCGCTGGCGTTCGGCGCGGGCGCTGTTGATGGCGGCCGTGGTCAGGGTCGCCCGGAACGGCTCGCCGCTGTCCGCGGGCGCCACGCCACGCTGGGCCGGCACGGGCGGCGTGGGCGCGATCGGGGTGATGCCCGGCGGCGGGGAGGAGGAGCCGACACGGGGCGGTTGGTGGTGGGCTCGCCAGGGCGGGCCATCGGCATGGGCGCCATCGCGCCGTCCGCGAGCTGTCCCGGGTGCCCGGCGTACCCGGCCGGCACGGAAGGCCGGGCGGGTGGCGCGGAGGACCGGATCGGCAGGGGGTGGGCGCGGTGAGTGCGGCCGGGGCCACCGGAGGGGCGATGGGCCGGTTGACCGGCGGCGGGGCCACCGGCGGGCGGATCGCCGTGTCGGCGGACGCGGCGGGTGCCATCGGCGGCATGGGTGCCATCGGTTGCATCGGTTGCATCGGTGGCATGGGCCCGGCCGGGGCGCCGGGGCCGGAGCCGGACGGCTGGGGGTGGCGGTGGTGCCGCCGCGGCCGGGCGGTTGACCGGCGGCGGGGCGACGGGCGGGCGGGTCACCGGCGCGGGTGCGACCGGTGGCGTGGTGAGCGGCTGCGGCATCGCGGGGGCCGCGCTGGCCGCCGCGGGCTCGGGGCGTGCCCGGCGCCCGACCCGGGTCGGCGCCGGGTCTTCGGCGGGCGGGGGCACCGCGTGCAGGCCGGCTGCCGGAGCAGCCGCGTGCGCGCCCATCGCGGGAGCGCGTCCGCCGGCCGCGGGAGGCGCGGCGACGGGAGCGGGCGGAGCGACCCGACGAGCCGTACGGCGGTTGGCCGCGGGCGGGGGCCCAGCCGGGCGCTGAGCGTGGAAACCAGGGCCTCGCAGCCCAGGTCGCAGGCGCGCACGGCGGCGATGGCCTGCCGCACGGTCTCGGCGATCGCCGGGGTGATCGCCTTGGTGAGCGCGCTGCGGCGCGGCGTCTC
Coding sequences within:
- a CDS encoding roadblock/LC7 domain-containing protein, with protein sequence MTTTQDLGWLLANFADRVPGVAHAIAVSADGLLLASSRDLPRDRADQLAAIASGLVSLTQGAARCFEGGAVLQTVVEMDNGFLFLMSISDGSSFAVLAARSCDVGQVGYEMALLVDRVGDALTPAPRAAAGMLG
- a CDS encoding DUF742 domain-containing protein, with the translated sequence MAERDEPTGALVRPYAVTRGRTRPRLEIALEALVETTVRGRSAGAHKGGTGREHQYIAALCDGRLQSLAEIAARMQLPLGVARVLIADMAADGLLAVYEPTSLDDANDAVGTELLERVLSGLRRL
- a CDS encoding GTP-binding protein yields the protein MSQRPLTGRVTSAKIVIAGGFGVGKTTLVGSVSEITPLTTEAIMMSAGVGVDDTRQVPGKTTTTVAMDFGRISIDRDLILYLFGTPGQTRFWFMWDELVRGAIGAVVLVDTRRLADCFAAIDFFEHRRLPYLVAINCFDGMQYHDPQDVRDALAISHEIPVVSCDARNRESTKHVLISLVEYVLSMRRSRAVAPA